From one Perca flavescens isolate YP-PL-M2 chromosome 4, PFLA_1.0, whole genome shotgun sequence genomic stretch:
- the ssu72 gene encoding RNA polymerase II subunit A C-terminal domain phosphatase SSU72 — protein sequence MPSHPLRVAVVCSSNQNRSMEAHSILSKRGFDVRSFGTGSHVKLPGPAPDKPNVYDFKTTYVQMYNDLVRKDKELYTQNGILHMLDRNKRIKSKPERFQSCKEKFDLVITCEERVYDQVLEDLNSREQETLQPVHVINVDIQDNHEEATLGAFLICELCQCIQHTEDMEDEMDELIQEFEEKSNRPFLHTVCFY from the exons ATGCCGAGCCACCCGCTGCGTGTAGCGGTTGTGTGCTCGAGCAACCAGAACCGCAGTATGGAAGCGCACAGTATCCTCAG CAAACGTGGATTTGATGTGCGTTCATTTGGGACAGGGTCTCATGTGAAGCTACCCGGTCCTGCCCCGGATAAGCCAAATGTGTATGACTTCAAAACGACATATGTACAGATGTACAACGACTTGGTCCGCAAGGACAAGGAACT ATACACACAGAATGGCATCCTGCACATGCTGGACCGCAACAAGCGCATCAAATCAAAGCCAGAGCGCTTTCAAAGCTGCAAGGAGAAGTTTGACCTGGTCATCACATGTGAAGAGAGAGTCTATGACCAAGTGCTGGAGG ATCTGAATTCAAGAGAGCAGGAGACTCTACAGCCTGTGCATGTTATCAATGTAGACATTCAGGATAACCATGAGGAAGCCACGCTGGGCGCCTTCCTCATCTGTGAGCTGTGTCAATGT ATCCAGCACACTGAGGACATGGAGGATGAAATGGATGAGCTCATACAAGAGTTTGAGGAGAAGAGCAACAGGCCTTTTCTTCACACTGtctgtttctactga